From Nitratidesulfovibrio vulgaris str. Hildenborough, a single genomic window includes:
- a CDS encoding DUF2238 domain-containing protein, whose product MSRTFAERLPEMLASVFVVFFIVLGIAPADRAVWIAEAVPVVFVFTILVFTARRYRFSNAAYLLMSFWLFWHTVGGHFTFAAVPFGFVSDIIGASRNHFDRIGHFSVGFYAYAFTEILVRRRLAGPVVSTLFGLFAIMSVAAGYEILEWWYAVSSDPEAGIAVLGSQGDIWDAQKDMLSDTLGALFSLALFWTAGRRWGSHDPVPSAR is encoded by the coding sequence ATGTCACGAACGTTTGCGGAACGCCTGCCGGAGATGCTGGCATCCGTCTTTGTCGTATTCTTCATCGTGCTGGGCATCGCCCCGGCGGACAGGGCGGTCTGGATTGCAGAGGCCGTGCCCGTGGTCTTCGTCTTTACCATTCTGGTGTTCACGGCGCGCAGATACCGCTTTTCGAACGCCGCCTACCTGCTGATGTCATTCTGGCTTTTCTGGCACACCGTGGGTGGGCACTTCACCTTTGCCGCCGTGCCCTTCGGCTTCGTCTCGGACATCATCGGTGCAAGCCGCAACCATTTCGACCGGATCGGTCACTTTTCGGTGGGTTTCTATGCCTACGCCTTCACCGAGATCCTCGTCCGGCGGCGTCTGGCGGGTCCTGTGGTCTCCACACTGTTCGGCCTGTTCGCCATCATGTCGGTGGCGGCGGGGTATGAGATTCTCGAATGGTGGTACGCCGTGAGCAGCGACCCCGAGGCGGGCATCGCCGTGCTGGGCAGTCAGGGTGACATATGGGACGCGCAGAAGGACATGCTCTCGGATACGCTGGGGGCGCTCTTCTCGCTTGCGCTCTTCTGGACGGCAGGCAGAAGGTGGGGAAGCCACGACCCCGTCCCGTCAGCCCGATAG
- a CDS encoding ABC transporter permease has protein sequence MTRDPSATCPEDTVSRCATGCPEDGTAGGVVEPMAGGVSAGMASGGAKLMEGHTQGHMQGRMPGRTLGRMAGQVAALTGLSPRLLWRALRMAFFALGAYRLRSLFVVAAVSLGIASLTVIVAAVDGASKKAEEITDMFGPDAVLVFGGSTIHRAVGDRNLTLSWDDALALRSSLPGAYLVVPMRAKSAVRLKNGDANYDVPIVVGATENYAEAWNWPLVEGRDFTAEDVRRGARVCLLGDKPARELFGDVSPVGRSFLMAGVPMTVVGRLAYRGMSGGGGSVDDRLIVPITTLTQRFNLDRRYFRALRVKFTDAENIDRHVADLTSLLRDLHGLKGEDPDDFTVLTASEVRRFLSMIKGGLVLFLGITAAAAMAVGGFVLANLFYLSVTERRVEIGLKKALGAPSRAVLVQFLCEAVALTLLGAIVGLLLGMAMGQALERLGFIEMVLSAKVFGIAVVASSVVGVVFGLRPARAAAALDPIAALRGGE, from the coding sequence ATGACGCGAGACCCCTCGGCCACCTGCCCGGAGGACACCGTGTCGCGTTGCGCGACAGGGTGCCCGGAAGACGGCACGGCGGGCGGCGTGGTGGAGCCCATGGCCGGGGGCGTTTCCGCAGGCATGGCCTCAGGCGGGGCCAAGCTCATGGAGGGGCATACGCAGGGCCACATGCAGGGGCGTATGCCCGGACGTACGCTTGGACGCATGGCGGGCCAGGTGGCTGCCCTCACGGGACTGTCGCCGCGCCTGCTGTGGCGGGCCCTTCGCATGGCCTTCTTCGCCCTCGGGGCCTACAGGCTGCGTAGCCTGTTCGTGGTGGCGGCGGTGTCGCTGGGCATCGCCTCGCTCACGGTCATCGTGGCGGCAGTCGATGGCGCAAGCAAGAAGGCCGAAGAGATAACCGACATGTTCGGCCCCGATGCCGTGCTGGTGTTCGGCGGTTCGACCATCCACCGGGCGGTGGGGGACAGGAACCTCACCCTGTCGTGGGATGACGCCCTCGCCTTGCGTTCGTCGTTGCCAGGGGCGTATCTTGTGGTGCCCATGCGTGCCAAGAGCGCTGTGCGCCTCAAGAATGGAGACGCCAATTACGATGTGCCCATCGTGGTGGGTGCCACAGAGAATTACGCCGAGGCATGGAACTGGCCTCTCGTCGAAGGGCGCGACTTCACCGCCGAGGACGTCCGGCGCGGGGCGCGTGTCTGCCTTCTGGGAGACAAGCCCGCCCGCGAACTTTTCGGGGATGTGAGCCCCGTCGGGCGTTCGTTCCTCATGGCGGGTGTGCCCATGACGGTGGTGGGCCGTCTCGCCTACAGGGGCATGTCGGGCGGCGGCGGTAGCGTCGACGACCGCCTCATCGTGCCCATCACCACCCTCACGCAGCGTTTCAACCTCGACCGTCGCTATTTCCGGGCCCTGCGCGTGAAGTTCACCGATGCGGAGAACATCGACCGCCACGTGGCCGACCTCACGTCGCTGTTGCGCGACCTGCATGGACTCAAGGGGGAAGACCCGGATGACTTCACCGTGCTCACTGCTAGCGAGGTGCGTCGCTTCCTGTCCATGATCAAGGGCGGGCTGGTGCTCTTTCTGGGCATCACGGCGGCAGCGGCCATGGCGGTGGGTGGCTTCGTGCTGGCCAATCTATTCTATCTCTCCGTCACGGAACGCCGGGTCGAGATCGGTCTCAAGAAGGCGTTGGGGGCACCCTCCCGCGCCGTACTGGTGCAGTTCCTGTGCGAGGCCGTGGCCCTGACGCTGCTAGGGGCCATCGTGGGCCTGCTGCTGGGCATGGCCATGGGGCAGGCACTGGAACGGCTGGGATTCATCGAGATGGTGCTTTCCGCCAAGGTCTTCGGCATCGCCGTGGTCGCCTCATCGGTCGTGGGAGTGGTCTTCGGCCTGCGTCCGGCCCGCGCCGCCGCGGCCCTCGACCCTATCGCCGCCTTGCGGGGAGGGGAGTAG
- the panB gene encoding 3-methyl-2-oxobutanoate hydroxymethyltransferase, whose translation MSTHTPPSSATPTSGQGVRPLTTADIRKAKGRQRLAMLTAYDYTSARIVDGAGADLILVGDSLGMVMLGREDTLSVTLDEMLHHCRAVVRGTRHAMVVADMPFMTYETGVRDALLNGARLFRESGVRAVKLEGAGPVLPQVRALVDAGIPVMGHLGLTPQRVAEMGGFKVQGRQAEAALRLFDDALALQEAGCFSLVLECVPAPVAEQVTARLHIPTIGIGAGAGCDGQVLVLHDMLGLYGELSPRFVKRYADLAGMAGEAVARYAHEVREGSFPAAEHTFGIDDGQFEAFMAALDKRGCRQTPTGE comes from the coding sequence ATGAGCACACATACGCCCCCCTCTTCAGCCACGCCGACATCCGGGCAAGGCGTACGGCCACTCACCACCGCCGACATCCGCAAGGCCAAGGGACGGCAGCGTCTGGCCATGCTCACAGCCTACGACTACACTTCAGCCCGTATCGTGGATGGTGCCGGGGCCGACCTCATTCTCGTGGGCGACTCGCTGGGCATGGTCATGCTTGGGCGTGAAGACACCCTCTCGGTCACCCTCGACGAGATGCTGCACCACTGCCGCGCGGTGGTACGTGGTACGCGGCACGCGATGGTCGTGGCGGACATGCCCTTCATGACCTACGAGACCGGCGTGCGTGACGCACTCCTCAACGGTGCGCGTCTCTTCCGGGAGAGTGGCGTGCGTGCGGTGAAACTCGAAGGTGCCGGCCCGGTGCTACCGCAGGTACGGGCACTGGTCGACGCGGGCATCCCGGTCATGGGACATCTGGGCCTCACCCCGCAACGGGTGGCGGAGATGGGAGGCTTCAAGGTTCAGGGAAGACAGGCGGAAGCGGCCCTGCGCCTCTTCGACGACGCGCTTGCCTTGCAGGAAGCGGGCTGTTTCAGCCTTGTGCTCGAATGTGTTCCGGCACCGGTCGCCGAACAGGTCACGGCCCGGCTGCACATCCCCACCATCGGCATAGGCGCGGGCGCGGGTTGCGACGGGCAAGTGCTCGTTCTACACGACATGCTGGGGCTGTACGGCGAGCTTTCACCGCGATTCGTCAAACGCTACGCCGACCTCGCCGGCATGGCGGGTGAAGCTGTGGCCCGCTATGCGCATGAAGTACGCGAGGGGTCATTCCCTGCTGCGGAACACACCTTCGGTATCGACGACGGGCAGTTTGAGGCCTTCATGGCTGCACTGGACAAACGCGGATGCCGCCAGACACCGACAGGAGAATGA
- the panC gene encoding pantoate--beta-alanine ligase, producing the protein MQIITEPQTIQQACLRWRADGVHTALVPTMGYYHAGHESLMAHARAVSEKVIVSLFVNPAQFGPGEDFAAYPRDLERDAAMAEAQGVDVLFAPKAEDLYKKDHATWVEVPALSQTMCGLSRPTHFRGVCTVVTKLLMLTMPRIAVFGQKDWQQVAVIRRMVRDLNIPVDIVGRPIVREPDGLAMSSRNIYLTAEERLQAPHIHHGLALGRAITQSGERDAETIKTAIRRYWAQNLPGGEEDYLTIVDPVSLEPVDRLTGATLCATAVRVGQARLLDNMMLLGD; encoded by the coding sequence ATGCAGATAATTACCGAGCCTCAAACGATTCAGCAGGCCTGCCTCCGCTGGAGGGCAGACGGGGTGCACACGGCCCTTGTGCCGACCATGGGCTACTACCACGCAGGTCATGAGAGTCTCATGGCCCACGCCCGCGCCGTGTCGGAAAAGGTGATCGTGAGCCTCTTCGTCAACCCCGCCCAATTCGGGCCGGGCGAAGACTTCGCCGCCTACCCGCGCGACCTCGAACGTGACGCGGCCATGGCCGAAGCCCAAGGGGTGGACGTTCTCTTCGCGCCCAAAGCCGAAGACCTCTACAAGAAAGACCACGCCACATGGGTCGAGGTCCCCGCGCTTTCGCAGACCATGTGCGGCCTGTCGCGCCCCACCCACTTCAGAGGGGTGTGCACCGTCGTCACCAAGCTGCTCATGCTCACCATGCCGCGCATCGCCGTCTTCGGGCAGAAGGACTGGCAGCAGGTGGCCGTGATACGCAGGATGGTGCGCGACCTCAACATTCCCGTCGATATCGTGGGGCGGCCCATCGTGCGCGAACCTGACGGTCTGGCCATGAGCTCGCGCAACATCTACCTCACTGCCGAAGAGCGCCTTCAGGCACCGCACATCCATCACGGACTCGCCCTCGGTCGCGCCATCACCCAGAGTGGAGAACGCGATGCCGAGACCATCAAGACAGCCATCCGCCGTTACTGGGCCCAGAACCTGCCCGGCGGAGAAGAAGACTATCTGACCATAGTCGACCCCGTGTCTCTCGAACCGGTCGACCGCCTCACAGGGGCCACTCTCTGCGCCACGGCCGTCAGGGTCGGACAGGCGCGGCTTCTCGATAACATGATGCTTCTCGGCGACTAG
- a CDS encoding Hsp20/alpha crystallin family protein, which yields MVIDFNSLYDVPKNFERLFDEFARMQAGGARRTQYPLVNVYESDNGYVVDVIVPGVTPEDIELTLTESNLIIKGERKASSGRMFRQERSSGSFQRIINMNVPVDRDNVEARSVNGILRVSIPKAEAVKPRRIAIQS from the coding sequence ATGGTGATCGACTTCAACAGTCTGTATGATGTCCCGAAGAACTTCGAAAGGCTCTTCGATGAATTTGCAAGGATGCAGGCCGGTGGCGCAAGGCGAACACAGTATCCTCTCGTCAACGTCTATGAAAGCGATAACGGATACGTTGTCGATGTCATCGTTCCTGGCGTAACCCCTGAAGACATCGAACTCACGTTGACCGAGAGCAATCTCATCATCAAGGGAGAACGCAAGGCGTCTTCAGGAAGGATGTTCAGGCAGGAGCGCTCGTCAGGATCCTTCCAGCGCATCATCAACATGAATGTCCCCGTCGACAGGGACAATGTCGAAGCGCGAAGCGTGAACGGAATCCTGCGCGTCTCCATTCCCAAGGCCGAAGCAGTGAAACCGCGCCGCATCGCCATACAGTCCTAG
- a CDS encoding efflux RND transporter periplasmic adaptor subunit yields the protein MTRRRMYAILALILCSIAVGVWLYARRGTADPVIRETATVTRGEVRKTLEATGIIKPQVGAVVKTGSRFTGIIRKLHVKVGDRVEKDEVIAEIDDREQRAQLDEAEAKLRQAEAEAARVETSYPLQIREAEAQVQAARAESEYAALTMERKRKLVEQDLDARNSLDEAQQRSRSLSNVLVAREATLDRLRNEFRTERKRTRQAAEQAKAALETARIRLSYAVIRSPISGIVSQVTAPEGETVVAGFQVVNLITILDPSRLEMWIYVDETDVGQVRPGLDVEFRVDSQPEKTFRGVVDQIYPQPEIRDNIVYYQALVRLDPATSEHLRPEMTTQCRIIVASKKDVLVIPNDAIKWVDGGRVVFIDDGGKVRRVKPVLGTAGPDVTEVVEGLAEGQKVGVRVELPGASKGARK from the coding sequence ATGACCAGACGCCGCATGTACGCCATTCTCGCCCTCATCCTGTGTAGTATCGCCGTCGGCGTGTGGCTGTATGCCCGACGGGGGACGGCCGACCCCGTCATCCGCGAGACGGCCACCGTCACCAGGGGCGAAGTGCGCAAGACGCTCGAAGCCACGGGCATCATCAAGCCGCAGGTGGGCGCCGTGGTCAAGACCGGTTCGCGGTTCACCGGTATCATCCGCAAACTGCATGTGAAGGTGGGCGACCGGGTCGAGAAGGACGAGGTCATCGCCGAAATCGACGACCGTGAACAGCGCGCCCAACTTGATGAGGCAGAGGCGAAGCTGCGGCAGGCCGAGGCCGAAGCCGCGCGCGTTGAGACCTCGTACCCGTTGCAGATACGCGAGGCCGAAGCGCAGGTGCAGGCCGCCCGTGCCGAAAGCGAGTACGCCGCCCTGACCATGGAACGGAAGCGCAAGCTGGTGGAACAGGACCTCGACGCCCGCAACAGCCTCGACGAGGCCCAGCAGCGGTCGCGCAGCCTCTCCAACGTGCTGGTGGCCCGTGAAGCGACGCTCGACAGGCTGCGTAACGAATTCCGCACCGAGCGCAAGCGCACCCGTCAGGCCGCCGAACAGGCGAAGGCTGCCCTTGAGACGGCGCGCATCCGCCTTTCCTATGCCGTCATCCGCAGTCCCATCAGCGGTATCGTCAGTCAGGTGACGGCGCCCGAGGGCGAGACCGTGGTCGCCGGTTTTCAGGTGGTGAACCTCATCACCATCCTCGACCCGTCGCGTCTTGAGATGTGGATTTACGTCGATGAGACCGATGTGGGGCAGGTGCGTCCGGGGCTCGACGTGGAGTTTCGCGTCGACTCCCAGCCCGAGAAGACGTTCCGGGGCGTGGTCGACCAGATATACCCGCAGCCGGAGATACGCGACAACATCGTCTACTATCAGGCCCTCGTGCGTCTCGACCCTGCCACATCCGAACACCTGCGCCCGGAGATGACCACCCAGTGTCGCATCATCGTCGCCAGCAAGAAGGACGTGCTGGTGATACCCAATGACGCCATCAAGTGGGTGGACGGCGGGCGTGTGGTCTTCATCGACGATGGTGGCAAGGTGCGGCGCGTCAAGCCTGTGCTTGGCACTGCGGGACCCGACGTCACCGAGGTCGTGGAAGGGCTGGCTGAGGGCCAGAAGGTGGGAGTGCGCGTGGAGTTGCCCGGTGCCTCCAAGGGGGCACGCAAGTGA
- a CDS encoding flagellin N-terminal helical domain-containing protein, with protein sequence MSLVINHNMMAMNAAGNLSNSYGKLSTSVRRLSSGLRVGTAADDAAGLAIRELMRSDISALNQGVRNANDAISLIQTADGALGVIDEKLIRMKELAEQAATGTYTSDQRLIIDSEYQAMASEITRIANATDFNGLHLLNGNLSSDTHDGSGLQSTGKMKIHFGTANDSAEDYYYVQIGTSTASALGVGNQATAGSAGYTISTQSAAQQALVAIQNAIISKDNIRASLGALQNRLENTISNLRTQAENLQSAESRISDVDVSSEMTEFVRQQILTQSAVAMLSQANSLPRMAMQLLGG encoded by the coding sequence ATGTCACTGGTTATCAATCACAACATGATGGCGATGAATGCCGCTGGGAACCTGAGCAACTCGTACGGCAAGCTTTCCACTTCCGTGCGCAGGCTTTCTTCCGGCCTTCGTGTCGGCACTGCTGCCGACGACGCGGCCGGTCTGGCCATTCGCGAACTGATGCGTTCCGACATTTCCGCGCTCAATCAGGGCGTGCGTAACGCGAACGACGCTATTTCGCTCATCCAGACCGCTGACGGCGCCCTCGGGGTCATCGACGAGAAGCTCATCCGCATGAAGGAACTGGCCGAACAGGCCGCGACCGGTACCTACACTTCGGACCAGCGTCTCATCATCGATTCGGAATACCAGGCCATGGCCTCGGAAATCACCCGAATCGCCAACGCGACCGACTTCAACGGTCTCCATCTGCTCAACGGCAACCTGTCCTCCGATACGCACGACGGTTCGGGGCTGCAGTCCACCGGCAAGATGAAGATCCACTTCGGTACCGCGAACGACTCCGCCGAGGACTACTACTACGTCCAGATCGGCACCTCGACGGCTTCGGCACTTGGCGTCGGCAACCAGGCTACCGCCGGTAGCGCCGGTTACACCATCTCCACCCAGTCTGCCGCGCAGCAGGCCCTGGTGGCGATCCAGAACGCCATCATCTCGAAGGACAACATCCGTGCTTCTCTCGGTGCGTTGCAGAACCGCCTTGAGAACACCATCAGCAACCTGCGCACTCAGGCCGAGAACCTGCAATCCGCCGAATCGCGCATTTCCGACGTGGACGTCTCGTCGGAAATGACAGAGTTTGTGCGCCAGCAGATTCTGACCCAGTCTGCGGTGGCCATGCTCTCGCAGGCGAACTCGCTGCCTCGTATGGCGATGCAGCTTCTCGGCGGCTAA
- a CDS encoding Hsp20/alpha crystallin family protein: MQKDTETTRQVVPATDILEMDDGFHILMDLPGVGAEGLAIDLEENELTIRGTSTYAPVDKGNAMHVEFDAVSYARTFTLSDIVDRERIKATLRDGQLDLFLPKAEAAKPRRIEIRTA, encoded by the coding sequence ATGCAGAAGGATACCGAGACCACGAGGCAGGTCGTTCCCGCCACGGACATCCTCGAGATGGATGATGGCTTCCATATTCTCATGGACCTTCCGGGCGTGGGTGCCGAAGGACTCGCCATCGACCTTGAGGAGAACGAACTCACCATCAGGGGAACGAGTACCTACGCACCGGTGGACAAGGGCAACGCCATGCACGTCGAATTCGATGCCGTATCGTACGCCCGCACGTTCACCCTTTCAGACATCGTAGACCGTGAACGCATCAAGGCGACGTTGCGAGATGGACAACTCGACCTCTTCCTGCCCAAGGCGGAAGCGGCGAAGCCCCGGCGCATCGAGATTCGCACAGCGTAA
- a CDS encoding ABC transporter ATP-binding protein codes for MTVSGATTPSPAEASAEVSAGVSPDGHGGGHAEALIEVRDVWRTFTQGDLAVDVLRGVTFSIRPGEFVAIQGTSGSGKSTLLHILGLLDRPSSGVYRLAGEDTSTLDDDALSHRRNSLTGFVFQNFYLIPYATALENVLLPGMYADTPLRQLRQRAAELLDIVGLGDRMDFTPARLSGGQQQRVALARALLNDPALVLADEPTGQLDSATSAEILALLGRINKAGKTVVVVTHDAATAACARRRIFIRDGVIESDAPITPTAQDMGTPLKGGAGGAGEAASDSCGAEASVRGSAAGESA; via the coding sequence GTGACCGTGTCCGGCGCTACGACGCCGTCGCCCGCAGAAGCGTCCGCAGAAGTGTCCGCGGGCGTGTCCCCGGACGGGCATGGGGGAGGCCATGCGGAGGCGCTCATCGAGGTGCGTGACGTATGGCGCACGTTCACGCAGGGCGACCTTGCGGTGGACGTACTGCGCGGGGTCACGTTCTCCATCCGCCCGGGCGAGTTCGTGGCCATTCAGGGAACGTCCGGGTCCGGCAAGTCTACGCTGCTGCATATCCTCGGCTTGCTGGACAGGCCCTCCTCGGGCGTCTACCGGCTGGCGGGCGAGGACACCTCCACCCTTGATGACGACGCCCTGAGCCATCGGCGCAACAGCCTGACAGGCTTCGTCTTTCAGAATTTCTACCTCATCCCCTATGCGACGGCGCTGGAGAACGTCCTGCTGCCGGGCATGTACGCGGACACGCCGTTGCGTCAGCTGCGCCAGCGGGCGGCTGAACTGCTCGACATCGTGGGCCTTGGCGACCGGATGGACTTCACCCCGGCGCGCCTTTCAGGCGGGCAGCAGCAGCGCGTCGCACTGGCGCGGGCGCTGCTCAACGACCCCGCACTGGTGCTTGCCGACGAACCGACAGGACAGCTCGATTCCGCCACCAGTGCGGAGATACTGGCGTTGCTCGGGCGTATCAACAAGGCGGGCAAGACCGTGGTGGTGGTCACGCACGACGCCGCCACGGCAGCCTGCGCGCGGCGGCGCATCTTCATCCGTGATGGTGTCATCGAGAGTGACGCCCCCATCACGCCCACTGCACAGGATATGGGCACCCCTCTGAAGGGGGGCGCAGGCGGGGCAGGAGAAGCGGCTTCCGATTCCTGCGGTGCCGAGGCTTCCGTGCGGGGTTCCGCTGCCGGAGAGAGCGCATGA